The following are encoded together in the Actinobacillus lignieresii genome:
- the putP gene encoding sodium/proline symporter PutP translates to MFNFDPTTITFIIYIIGMIAIGFIAYRVTNNLSDYILGGRRLGSFVTALSAGASDMSGWLLMGLPGTVYASGLIEGWLAVGLTIGAYLNWKLVAGRLRSHTEHSGDALTLPEYFHNRFNDETRIIKILSAIIFLLFFAVYCASGVVAGARVFENLFGVPYENAIWYGAVATILYTFIGGFLAVSWTDTIQASLMLFALILTPIFVIINVGGFEVMQETIAKAGELAQKDYNDIFAGTTVLGVLSLLAWGLGYFGQPHIVVRFMAAESVKSLEKARRISMTWMIICLAGAIGIGYFGMAYFFTHPEQATVVNQNKEQIFIELAKLLFNPWIAGVLLSAILAAVMSTLSAQLLICSSAITEDLYKGILRPSATDKELVWLGRIMVLAVAALAIYIAQDPNSQVFGLVKDAWAGFGSAFGPVVLLSLFWKRMNGFGAISGMLVGALIVYFWKDITLWANLPEVYSMIPGFILATLAIVLVSLITPPPSKKVTDTFECADKAYLAELQ, encoded by the coding sequence ATGTTCAACTTCGATCCGACAACCATTACATTCATAATTTATATTATTGGAATGATTGCGATCGGCTTTATCGCCTATCGTGTTACAAATAATTTATCCGACTATATCCTCGGCGGTCGTCGTTTAGGCAGCTTCGTCACCGCCCTATCCGCCGGCGCATCGGATATGTCCGGTTGGTTATTAATGGGGCTACCCGGTACGGTTTATGCAAGCGGTTTAATTGAAGGCTGGTTAGCCGTCGGGCTTACTATCGGGGCTTATCTTAACTGGAAACTGGTCGCAGGTCGTTTACGTTCACACACCGAACATAGCGGCGATGCGCTTACGTTGCCCGAATATTTTCATAACCGTTTTAATGACGAAACGCGTATTATCAAAATTTTATCCGCAATCATTTTTTTACTTTTCTTTGCCGTATATTGCGCTTCGGGCGTAGTTGCCGGTGCTCGCGTATTTGAAAACCTTTTCGGCGTACCTTATGAAAATGCGATTTGGTACGGTGCGGTCGCAACCATTCTTTACACCTTTATCGGCGGTTTCTTAGCGGTAAGTTGGACCGATACCATTCAAGCTTCGCTAATGTTATTCGCTTTAATTTTAACGCCTATTTTCGTCATCATAAACGTAGGCGGTTTTGAGGTAATGCAAGAAACGATTGCGAAAGCCGGCGAATTAGCGCAAAAAGATTATAACGACATTTTTGCCGGTACGACCGTACTCGGCGTATTAAGCCTACTGGCTTGGGGTTTAGGCTACTTTGGGCAACCGCATATCGTCGTACGTTTTATGGCGGCGGAAAGTGTAAAATCGCTTGAGAAAGCTCGCCGTATCAGTATGACGTGGATGATTATCTGTTTAGCGGGTGCTATCGGCATCGGTTATTTCGGTATGGCATATTTCTTTACTCATCCGGAACAAGCTACCGTTGTTAATCAAAATAAAGAACAAATCTTTATTGAATTGGCAAAATTACTGTTTAACCCGTGGATTGCAGGCGTCTTACTATCCGCTATTTTAGCGGCGGTAATGAGTACCCTCTCGGCACAGTTATTAATTTGTTCGAGCGCGATTACCGAAGATCTCTATAAAGGTATCCTTCGCCCGTCCGCAACCGATAAAGAATTAGTATGGCTCGGTCGCATTATGGTATTAGCGGTTGCCGCATTAGCAATCTATATCGCACAAGATCCGAACAGCCAAGTATTCGGCTTAGTAAAAGACGCTTGGGCGGGCTTCGGTAGTGCTTTCGGTCCAGTGGTATTACTGTCATTATTCTGGAAACGTATGAACGGCTTCGGGGCAATTAGCGGTATGTTAGTAGGAGCGTTAATCGTGTACTTCTGGAAAGACATTACCCTTTGGGCTAATTTACCGGAAGTCTATTCGATGATTCCGGGCTTCATTCTAGCGACGTTAGCGATTGTCTTGGTTTCGCTCATTACTCCGCCGCCGAGCAAAAAGGTAACGGACACATTTGAGTGTGCGGATAAAGCCTATTTAGCAGAACTTCAATAA
- a CDS encoding IclR family transcriptional regulator codes for MTDKESAGSQTLVRGLKLLELLSQYPNGCPLAQLSELANLNKSTVHRLLQSLQQEGFVRPAPTTGSYRLSTKCLAIGQRALSSLNILHIAAPHLEALNLKLGETVNFAMREGNHAILIYKLEPTTGMMKTRAYIGQRLQLYCSGMGKLFLAYDKAEYIPHYWEIQHDTIQQLTPNTITTVPAMNAELEKIRRQQFAMDDEENEMGVSCIACPIFDHQGRVNYAISISLSTARLMQVGIDTLRAEIQATSHKISEELGWNCQ; via the coding sequence GTGACAGACAAAGAATCCGCAGGAAGCCAAACATTAGTTCGAGGTCTTAAATTACTTGAATTGCTCTCCCAATACCCGAACGGTTGTCCGTTAGCTCAACTTTCCGAACTGGCGAATTTAAACAAAAGTACGGTTCATCGCTTATTGCAAAGCCTTCAGCAAGAAGGATTCGTTCGTCCTGCCCCGACTACCGGAAGCTATCGTTTATCGACCAAATGTTTAGCCATCGGTCAGCGCGCGCTCAGTTCCCTTAATATCCTACATATCGCCGCACCGCATTTGGAGGCGCTTAACCTAAAGTTAGGCGAAACGGTGAATTTCGCTATGCGAGAAGGCAATCACGCCATCTTGATTTATAAACTCGAGCCGACAACCGGTATGATGAAAACTCGTGCCTATATCGGGCAAAGGCTTCAACTTTATTGTTCCGGTATGGGAAAACTATTTTTAGCCTATGATAAAGCGGAATATATTCCGCATTATTGGGAAATCCAACACGATACCATTCAACAATTAACACCGAATACGATTACTACGGTGCCGGCGATGAATGCCGAGCTTGAAAAGATCCGCCGACAACAATTTGCGATGGATGATGAAGAAAACGAAATGGGCGTTTCATGTATCGCCTGTCCTATTTTTGATCATCAGGGACGTGTGAATTACGCCATCTCCATTTCTCTTTCTACGGCAAGACTTATGCAAGTCGGAATTGATACGTTACGTGCGGAAATTCAAGCGACGTCCCATAAGATCTCGGAAGAACTCGGCTGGAATTGCCAATAA
- a CDS encoding 5-formyltetrahydrofolate cyclo-ligase: MQSHSVQARRQLRQSILNERAKLSLEQQSIASFNLIPQALALINQYHTEHIALYLPFNSEISPLPLIERLQQQNKSLYLPILHPFAKGHLFFQQYDAETLFITHKFGMQQPKPDVRKVKPLNEIEMIFTPLLACDKSGNRLGYGGGFYDRTLALTPQAISVGLAYPFQFVENLPTEPWDIPLNHLIIGDIK, encoded by the coding sequence ATGCAATCACATTCCGTACAAGCTCGCAGACAACTTCGTCAATCCATTCTGAACGAACGAGCTAAATTATCTTTAGAACAACAATCAATCGCTTCTTTTAATCTGATTCCGCAAGCACTTGCTCTTATCAATCAATATCACACCGAACATATTGCACTCTATTTGCCTTTTAATAGCGAAATTTCACCGCTTCCGTTGATTGAACGATTACAACAACAAAACAAATCGCTCTATCTGCCTATTCTCCATCCGTTTGCTAAAGGTCATCTGTTCTTTCAACAATATGATGCAGAAACGCTATTCATCACGCATAAATTCGGTATGCAACAGCCTAAGCCGGACGTACGTAAGGTAAAACCGTTAAATGAAATCGAGATGATATTTACTCCGCTACTTGCTTGTGATAAAAGCGGTAATCGTTTAGGTTACGGAGGCGGTTTTTATGACAGAACGCTTGCCCTAACTCCGCAAGCGATAAGCGTAGGGCTTGCATATCCGTTTCAATTTGTTGAGAATTTACCGACGGAACCTTGGGATATACCGCTTAACCACTTGATCATAGGAGATATAAAGTGA
- a CDS encoding cell division protein ZapA, translating into MSANYIEVQIFGQVLRLHCPPDQQENLLASAQRLEERVALLKDQSGIIQLEKVLAIVALNLNYELEQEKQKNANNKAVLESCIHQLDNSLSKLLTGSSVAINQESV; encoded by the coding sequence ATGTCGGCAAATTATATTGAAGTTCAAATTTTTGGGCAGGTGCTTCGTTTACATTGTCCACCGGATCAACAAGAAAATTTACTTGCCTCTGCACAACGTTTGGAAGAACGCGTTGCACTGTTAAAAGATCAGTCCGGTATCATTCAGCTGGAAAAAGTATTGGCGATTGTCGCACTGAATCTCAATTACGAGCTTGAACAAGAAAAACAGAAGAACGCTAATAATAAAGCGGTATTGGAATCTTGTATTCATCAATTGGATAACTCGCTAAGTAAATTGCTAACCGGCAGTTCCGTTGCGATTAATCAAGAAAGTGTTTAA
- a CDS encoding UPF0149 family protein, producing the protein MAITQSTEFNQLITQLQIAESAAEVHGFLSGLIAGGVQDESWKTLTYQFLNDGHAFSQAPLAELSAFYQQLTESFDEANTLFSLWTPNNEDGFALADAIADWSSQFLLGLGLAQPKLSRETDEIGEALDDLEEISKLGYNEDDDNNELLEAGEEVVEYLRVLTLFLHSHFALNVKTSEKPQLH; encoded by the coding sequence ATGGCTATTACACAATCAACCGAATTTAATCAATTAATTACGCAGCTTCAAATCGCCGAAAGCGCCGCAGAAGTACATGGATTTTTAAGCGGATTAATTGCGGGTGGGGTACAAGACGAATCTTGGAAAACCTTAACTTACCAATTTTTAAATGACGGGCATGCTTTTTCACAAGCGCCTCTAGCGGAATTAAGTGCTTTTTACCAACAATTAACCGAAAGTTTTGATGAAGCCAATACCTTATTTTCGCTTTGGACTCCGAATAATGAAGATGGTTTCGCCTTGGCGGACGCTATAGCCGACTGGAGCAGCCAATTCTTATTAGGTTTGGGGCTTGCGCAACCTAAATTAAGCCGCGAAACGGATGAAATCGGCGAAGCGTTAGATGATTTAGAAGAAATATCCAAATTAGGTTACAATGAAGACGATGATAATAACGAGTTGTTGGAAGCCGGAGAAGAAGTGGTCGAGTACCTTAGAGTATTAACGCTTTTCTTACACAGTCATTTTGCCTTAAACGTAAAAACAAGCGAGAAACCTCAACTTCACTAA
- the hemE gene encoding uroporphyrinogen decarboxylase — protein sequence MNQLKNDRYLKALLREPVDMTPVWMMRQAGRYLPEYKATRAEAGDFMSLCRNADLACEVTLQPLRRYALDAAILFSDILTVPDAMGLGLSFGAGEGPKFARPIETKAQVENLPIPDPEGELQYVMNAVRTIRRELKGEVPLIGFSGSPWTLATYMVEGGSSKAFTKIKKMMYADPQILHALLDKLADSVILYLNAQIKAGAQAVMVFDTWGGVLAHNEYKAFSLRYMHKIVDGLIRENEGRKVPVTLFTKGGGLWLEAIAETGCDAVGLDWTIDIADARRRVGHKVALQGNMDPSVLYAQSERIKQEVKQILAGFGQGSGHVFNLGHGIHQDVPEQSPKIFVDAVHEYSKQYHK from the coding sequence ATGAACCAATTAAAAAATGATCGTTACTTAAAAGCGTTACTACGTGAACCAGTTGATATGACACCGGTATGGATGATGCGTCAAGCCGGACGTTATCTACCGGAATATAAAGCGACACGTGCAGAGGCCGGTGATTTTATGTCTTTATGCCGCAATGCGGATTTAGCCTGTGAAGTTACTTTACAGCCGTTACGTCGTTATGCGTTGGATGCGGCGATTTTATTCTCTGATATTTTAACCGTTCCGGATGCAATGGGCTTAGGTTTAAGTTTTGGTGCGGGAGAAGGCCCTAAATTTGCTCGTCCGATTGAAACTAAAGCACAGGTAGAGAACTTACCGATTCCGGATCCGGAAGGTGAATTACAATATGTGATGAATGCGGTACGTACGATTCGTCGTGAGTTAAAAGGCGAAGTGCCGTTAATCGGTTTTTCCGGCAGCCCCTGGACATTAGCGACTTATATGGTGGAAGGCGGTTCAAGCAAAGCGTTCACCAAAATCAAAAAAATGATGTATGCCGATCCGCAAATTTTACACGCATTATTAGATAAATTAGCCGATAGCGTGATCTTATATTTGAATGCACAAATCAAAGCCGGCGCGCAAGCGGTAATGGTTTTCGATACTTGGGGCGGTGTATTGGCGCATAACGAATATAAAGCGTTCTCGCTACGTTATATGCACAAAATCGTGGACGGTTTAATTCGTGAAAACGAAGGTAGAAAAGTACCGGTAACCTTATTTACCAAAGGCGGCGGCTTATGGCTGGAAGCAATTGCGGAAACCGGCTGCGATGCGGTGGGGTTAGACTGGACGATTGATATTGCGGATGCACGCCGTCGTGTCGGACACAAAGTCGCGCTACAAGGCAATATGGACCCGAGTGTGTTGTATGCACAGTCGGAACGTATCAAACAAGAAGTGAAACAAATCTTAGCCGGCTTCGGTCAAGGCTCCGGCCATGTGTTCAATCTCGGTCACGGTATCCATCAAGACGTACCGGAACAAAGTCCGAAAATATTTGTTGATGCGGTACACGAGTATTCAAAACAATACCATAAGTAA